Proteins from a genomic interval of Heteronotia binoei isolate CCM8104 ecotype False Entrance Well chromosome 7, APGP_CSIRO_Hbin_v1, whole genome shotgun sequence:
- the TBC1D31 gene encoding TBC1 domain family member 31 — protein sequence MQTMDLGNREEGKIWHRKPSPAAQQGVITNIIHSTTGYHSRTIRFLHVAFDSSGDSLLAGDHQGNIYVFDLVGNRFNLVQRTAQSCTALAFGLRRKTEFLVALADYSIKCFDTDTKELVSWMRGHESSVSSISVHGSGRYAITTSADTAQLWDLDTFQRKRKLNVRQSVGIQKVFFLPLNNTIISCFKDNSVFAWEFDTLHCKYQLPSPIEGSSLRYKVFAATRDGRILAAGGKSNHLHLWCLESRQLLRIIQMPTKVRAVRHLEFLADSFDGGSNQVLGVLSQDSIMRFINIQTCKLLFDVGSHEEGISTAALSPSGRYIAAVMENGSLSLYSIQALTQELNKPPPPLFKVISEPSKGTPKLTVRVTSGRPERPWQPKGNKVHAKMLRPQQNTSLEDKENELPDGLNKKRLQALLKGFGEYPAKYRMFVWRSLLQLPENHLAFSSLLDKGTHSAFVHLQNEYPIKSRKLLRVLQRTLSALAHWSAIFGEMPYIPLLAFPFVKLFQNNQLICFEVVATVIVNWCQHWFEFFPNPPINVLSMVENLLAHHDKELLQHLMNCNVTSQVYAWPLLETMFSEVLTREEWLKMFDNVFSNHPSYLLMLIAAYVICSRAPLLHCNQKEDFEYFFHHRNNLDISVMMKEAYHLMECTPADIHPQRMLDDFVPLTKGQYPIFNKYPKFIVDYQSQERERIRQEEIEYLRERQLVHEVEAKAVQQRVDDEKWYRKQELLREAEEQRRKILLKEEEKLAEQRQRLAAVKRELKIKELQLLEAARRRFLKYQQDQQEMELNRLDDEIARKASMRDRETAATIRDVEVQQMELEAQRRLFEQNLAKEKEEATQEMRGELNANRKKADLEDQLLQRLVEAKQANKRKAQILAEERLAKTDQELISANWRAQVLHKQQREDLDREACYQELAKHLCDNRNTESELLDTLLGEEAKKWEEVLEKREQVAAEQAVTAALDANRKRLLEREMNDALELAMKLQDDNSYFERLRDLRTSRTQAGHQMPSKTASQPGNVCLNDSSAVDSSSTPFSLDRGRQSLESRERELMEEVRQLRQKLMSQARTKYNQSGEIDAQWSS from the exons AGTCATCACAAATATTATTCACAGTACCACAGGCTACCATTCCAGGACGATCCGTTTCTTGCATGTGGCCTTTGACAGCTCTGGAGATTCGTTACTTGCTGGAGACCATCAAGGGAATATCTATGTTTTTGATCTCGTGGGCAACCG GTTTAACCTGGTTCAGCGCACAGCACAGTCTTGCACCGCTCTGGCTTTTGGTCTTCGCCGGAAAACAGAATTTCTTGTCGCTTTGGCTGACTATTCCATCAAGTGCTTTGACACAG ATACCAAAGAACTTGTTAGTTGGATGAGGGGCCATGAGTCTTCTGTATCCTCAATCTCTGTTCATGGTTCTGGCCGATACGCCATCACAACCTCTGCAGATACGGCCCAGCTATGGGACCTTGACACCTTTCAGCGGAAAAGGAAGCTGAACGTTCGCCAGTCTGTGGGCATCCAGAAG GTCTTCTTCCTCCCGCTAAATAACACCATTATCAGCTGCTTTAAAGATAACTCAGTCTTTGCCTGGGAATTCGACACTCTCCACTGCAAGTATCAGCTGCCATCACCAATAGAAGGCTCTTCCTTGCGTTATAAAGTTTTTGCTGCTACACG AGACGGTCGCATCCTGGCAGCCGGCGGCAAGTCAAATCACCTTCACTTGTGGTGTTTGGAATCCAGACAGCTGCTGAGGATCATCCAGATGCCGACAAAAGTGCGAGCAGTTCGCCACCTGGAATTCCTCGCGGACAGTTTTGATGGTGGTTCTAATCAG GTTCTTGGAGTGCTAAGTCAGGACAGCATCATGAGATTTATCAACATACAGACATGCAAGCTCCTCTTTGATGTCGGCAGCCACGAAGAGGGAATCAGCACAGCTGCCCTCAGCCCCAGCGGAAGATACATTGCGGCGGTCATGGAGAACGGCAGCCTGTCCCTGTACAGCATCCAGGCTCTGACACAAGAACTGAATAAG cctcccccaccTTTGTTTAAAGTGATCAGCGAGCCTTCCAAAGGCACACCCAAGCTGACTGTGAGAGTGACGTCCGGAAGGCCAGAGAGGCCTTGGCAACCGAAAGGGAACAAAGTCCATGCGAAAATGTTGAGACCGCAGCAAAACACCTCACTTGAGGATAAAGAG AATGAGTTGCCAGACGGACTGAACAAGAAGCGACTACAGGCCTTGCTGAAGGGTTTTGGGGAGTATCCGGCCAAATACAG GATGTTTGTTTGGCGGTCCTTACTCCAGCTTCCGGAAAACCACTTGGCCTTCAGCAGCCTGTTGGATAAAGGGACCCATTCCGCCTTTGTGCATCTTCAGAATGAATATCCTATTAAAAGCCGGAAGCTCTTGAGAGTCTTACAAAG GACATTGTCTGCTCTAGCTCACTGGTCGGCCATCTTTGGCGAAATGCCCTACATCCCTCTGCTGGCCTTCCCATTTGTCAAACTCTTCCAGAACAACCAGCTTATCTGCTTTGAAGTGGTGGCTACGGTCATAG TGAACTGGTGTCAGCACTGGTTTGAGTTTTTCCCCAATCCTCCCATCAACGTCCTAAGCATGGTAGAAAACCTCCTGGCCCATCACGACAAAGAACTGCTGCAACATTTGATGAACTGCAATGTAACATCCCAG GTATACGCTTGGCCACTTCTGGAAACCATGTTCTCTGAGGTACTGACAAGGGAAGAATGGCTAAAAATGTTTGACAATGTCTTCTCCAACCACCCTTCATATCTCCTGATGCTGATTGCTGCTTACGTGATATGTTCCAGAGCTCCTCTGCTTCACTGTAATCAGAAAGAGGACTTTGAG TATTTCTTCCATCACCGGAACAACTTGGATATCAGTGTCATGATGAAGGAGGCCTACCACCTCATGGAGTGCACCCCAGCAGACATCCATCCCCAGCGTATGCTGGATGACTTTGTGCCCCTGACTAAGGGGCAGTACCCAATCTTCAACAAGTACCCCAAGTTCATCGTAGATTACCAGTCTCAAGAGCGAGAGCGGATCAGGCAGGAGGAAATCGAGTACCTGAGAGAGAG GCAACTGGTCCATGAGGTAGAAGCGAAAGCAGTCCAGCAGAGGGTGGACGACGAAAAGTGGTACCGGAAGCAAGAGCTGCTCCGGGAGGCCGAGGAACAGAGACGGAAGATTCTGCTCAAGGAAGAGGAGAAGCTGGCAGAGCAAAGACAGAG GCTGGCTGCCGTCAAGAGGGAGCTGAAAATCAAGGAGCTGCAGTTACTGGAAGCTGCAAGGAGGCGTTTTCTTAAATACCAGCAAGATCAGCAGGAAATGGAACTGAACAGGCTCGATGATGAAATTGCAAGAAAG GCATCCATGAGAGATCGAGAAACGGCTGCCACCATTCGAGACGTGGAAGTGCAGCAGATGGAGCTTGAAGCTCAAAGGCGGCTTTTTGAGCAG AACCTTGccaaagaaaaggaagaggcaacaCAGGAGATGAGAGGAGAGCTGAATGCCAACAGGAAGAAGGCAGATCTTGAGGACCAGCTCCTTCAGAGGCTGGTTGAAGCGAAGCAGGCGAACAAGCGGAAAGCCCAAATT CTGGCCGAAGAACGTCTGGCCAAGACTGACCAAGAGCTCATCAGTGCCAACTGGAGAGCTCAAGTCCTTCACAAGCAGCAACGTGAAGATCTGGACCGTGAAGCGTGCTATCAGGAGCTGGCCAAGCACCTTTGTGACAACAGAAATACAGAGTCGGAACTGCTGGATACGCTGCTGGGAGAGGAGGCTAAAAAA TGGGAGGAAGTCCTGGAAAAGAGAGAGCAAGTGGCAGCAGAGCAGGCCGTTACCGCGGCGCTGGACGCCAACCGGAAGCGGCTTCTGGAACGTGAAATGAACGATGCCCTGGAGCTGGCCATGAAGCTTCAAGACGACAACAGCTACTTCG AGAGGCTGCGTGACTTGAGAACCTCCCGGACCCAGGCAGGCCATCAGATGCCCTCAAAGACCGCTTCACAGCCTGGCAACGTCTGCCTAAACGATTCATCAGCAGTGGACTCCTCCTCCACACCCT tTTCTTTAGACAGAGGACGACAAAGTCTAGAATCAAGAGAACGGGAATTGATGGAAGAAGTCAGACAGCTGAGGCAAAAGCTAATGTCACAGGCCCGGACAAAATATAACCAGTCGGGCGAAATAGACGCACAGTGGAGCAGCTGA